The window CCAGGCATTGTCTCcgcagggagggcaggagggggtgCCCTGGGGCCGCGGGCCGGGGTCTTGCGGGCACGGTCCCCCAGGGTCCACCTCAGATCTTCTCAGAGACCCCTACGCTCCCCTTGCTGCGCGAAGGGCAAGAGAGTTTCCACCAAGATGTCACCAGGCGGCCCAAGAGAAGCCAGCCTTACACCCTGGACCCCAACCCCTCCCTGTAACCCCTCTGGCTGGGTTTTCTGGGGGAGGTTCTGGGTATCGAGGTGTGCCTCGGGCGGACACAAAACTTCGCCACCGACGTGTCCGCCCTGggaacagcagcagcagcccccGTCCGCTGCTGGGCCCCGGCACCCGCACGGGTGAGCCAAGTGCGGGGGGCTGAGGAGCAAGGAGGGTAGGGGCTGGACAGTGAAGGCCGGGAGCCCAGCAGGCCACGCGGGCTCCTcgcccagccctcctccctggcCCCTGTGGACGGGGCTGGAGCCCGTGGGCCCCAGGGCTGTGGAGACCAGAACCTGGGTGAGGAGGCCGGGCTCCGTGGGCTGCTTCTCCATCCTGCCTCACCTTTGGGAACCTCCTCAAGGCCCCTGGACTCGGCTAGGACCCTGGCGGCCGGGggctgccctgccacgcagaccCCTCGCGTCTTGGTGGCGCCGCACCGAGAGTCCCACTCCGTCCCCAGGCACTGGGGGGAGGGCGAGGCCTGGCTAGCCAAGGTCCAGGGGCCCAGGGTGCCAGGTGCCAAGTGAGGGGCGGCTCGGGTGCAGCTCCCCGGTGGGGGCAGAGCCACCGTGTCTCACACGCGTCTGCCCGGGAAGTGCTACCTGGCACCCACGGCCTGGGAAGCAGCTGCTCCGTGCCAGGCCTGTGCTGCCCCGGGGGGACCCGCCAGAGGAACCAGCCACACCTGTTCCCCACCCACACCCTGCGCTTGGGAAAGCGCCGGGGTGGAGCCCTGGGTTCCAAAGGGGCCTCCCGGGTGACTGCTCCTGAGCACGGAGCCCGTTGGGGGTGTCGGCCGCGGGGCGCTCACCGCTGCCGGGCACGCCGCAGGACCGGGGGCTCCGCTGGTGGCCGGTCATGCGTCTGAGAGAATTCCCTGGCGGTGCGGGCCTCAGCCATGGGCTGGAGGTCTGGGGAACGGAGCTGCCTCGGGCCCCGCAGAGCAGCGCTCCCCTCTTACTCCATGACACCCCTTGAGTGCCACCGGTAAATTAGGGCAGGGGGTCATGGGCTCGGGAGACACGTTCCCTGTCACACTCGCCACAGGTGCAgggcaggaatgctgccctgcgccTTCCGTAGGACACGCTCAGTAACTCCGTAGGTTGGCAGCATTTTTATTCCCccttgagagacaaagaagctgaggcCCAAGGGGAGAGGTGACTCCTGGTCACAGCTGTGAGCAACAGCCTCGTCTGTGTGACCTCAGTGCCTGCGCCCCTCTATCACATCTCCCCCATTATACAGGTGGGGAAACTAAGGCAGAAGAGTCGGGGTCCCTCAGCCTTGTCCGCCTCGCTGGGACCCCAGAGCCCAGTCTGCGCGGTGCCGCTCTTGGCCTCCCTGCTGCGGGCCACAGAGCCAGCGCAGGGACAACCAGGGGATTGGGGGCCACGGCCATGGTCCCAGAACCCGACATCACGTCCCACCTGTCGTGAGGAGCCGTGTTCCCTGGCCAGCGCCAGCAAATGTCATTACGCAGGCCAGCGGGCGGCTGAAATCCGATTAGAGGGGCCGCACTCCTGGGCTGGGGCAGCTGCTCGGGGCTGGCAGCCTGAGCGGCAAAGGGGTACCCGggagcccccacccagccccaggtGAGGCAGAATGGCAGCACCCGTGGCCTCAGCCCCTCAGGGTCGGGGTCCTGGATCCCCACACGCTGTCCCCCCCCCCACATGCACCCGAGTAGCTGGGAGGTGAGGTCAGCGGGCCAGGCTGGGCAGCCCGAGAGAAGCACAGGAGTCCTTCTCCCCAGGGGCTGGACGGGGGTGCTCGGCCACGAAAGGGTTTGGGGCAAGGGTGGGGCTCACGCTGTGGACAGTCCGGAGGACAGCAGCCCTGCCCGAGGGGTGTTGCCAGGGTCGGGGCATAGCCACGGGTGGGCTGCTTCTGTGCCTGGCAAGCTTGGTGGTGAGAGCCTGGAGGGGGCTTGGGCTTGGGGGACGTGGTGGGCTGCAGGCCAAGGTGTaacctgggtggggtggggggacccGTGGTCGGAGCGCTGGCTCTAGGCTTGGCCCACTGCCAGCTCTGCCTCGCCCCAGCGTGACCCTGGGCAGGTGACATCTGGGAGCCTGTTGCCACCATCTGCTGCTTTGGGCTAAGCATATCCACCTGCAGGACACTCTAAGGCTTACGGGACTGGGGTCCCACAAAGTCCGCCTGCTGCTGCCGCGATCGTGGGCCTCCTCGTCACTGACTCTGCGCATCTCCTTCCTCCAGACCTCCTGCCGCCCGAGGTCTGCAGCCTCCTGAACCCGGCCGCCATCTACGCCAACAACGAGATCAGCCTGAGCGGCGTCGAGGTGTACGGCTTCGACTACGACTACACGCTGGCCCAGTACGCAGACGCCCTGCACCCCGAGATCTTCACTGCCGCCCGGGACATCCTGATCGAGCACTACAAGGTGAGGCGCCGGGCCAGGGCCCTCGCCCCCACCGGGCCCAGGAGCAGCCCCGGCCCCCTGGCCTGGTGGCCTCCCGCCGGCTCAGGCCCGACCCCCCTCCCTCTGACAGTACCCAGAGGGGATCCGGAAGTACGACTACAACCCCAACTTCGCCATCCGTGGCCTCCACTATGACATCCAGAAGGTGAGCGGTGGACCACGGACCACGCCGGGTCACCCTGACAGGACACATGGGGCCACCTCCCAGCACCCCCATCCCTAGCAAGGGTCCCCTCACCTCCCCGCTCCCTCGGCCTCAGAACTCAGAGCTGTAGCTTCCTCCAGGGCTGCACGGGCCCCCTTTGGTGCTCTCCAGTTGGGGCTTCAGTTAGGACAAGAGTCGGGCTCGGGACCGATGGCAAAATGACCCCCTGCTGCCCATCCTGTCCCCTCGgtgccccagagcctcctgatgaAGATCGATGCCTTCCATTATGTGCAGCTGGGGACAGCCTACAGGTCAGTGCTGGCCCCCtcccggcccccagccctgcccggcTATTCCAGGGCCACGCTGTCCTGCCTCCCCCCATTGTCCCCAGCCCCGTGCTGTGGCCTGGGCTCCGGACTGCCTTGGAGTGATGGAGCCTGTGCATCCACCCAGGGGCCTCCAGCCCGTCCCAGACGAGGAGGTGATCGACCTGTACGGGGGCACCCAGCACATCCCACTCTACCAGATGAGCGGCTTCTATGGCAAGGTACCGGCCCCCGGTACCGGCCGCCGCGGACCTGGGCACCTCGTGGGCCGGTCCTGACCAGCAGGCCGCCTCCTCTGCCGTGTCCCAGGGCAGATCCAGAGGCGGGGGGTGGCAGAGCTGGGTGGGGTGCTGAGAAGgcggtgccccccccccccagggcccctccaTCAAGCAGTTCATGGACGTCTTCTCGCTGCCGGAGATGGCACTGCTGTCCTGCGTGGTGGACCACTTCCTGGACCACAGCTTGGAGTTCGACCAAGCACACCTCTACAAGGACGTGACGGTGCGGACGCCGGGCCTGCGCCCGGGATGGCCGGGCAGGTGGAATCCAGCTGCGGCAGGGCGGGCCCCCGGGCCCCCACCGCGGCCTCACTGGGCCCCCTCTGCCCCCAGGACGCCATTCGCGACGTGCACGTGAAGGGCCTCATGTACCAGTGGATCGAGCGCGACATGGGTACGGCTGGGCAGTGGCCCTGCCCCACGGCCCGCCTGAGCAGGGCAGGATGGCCGGCCTCACGGGCTcgtctcccccccccacccagagAAGTACATCCTGAGAGGAGACGAGACGTTTGCTGTCCTGAACCGCCTGGTGACCCACGGGAAACAGCTGTTCCTCATCACCAACAGCCCCTTCAGCTTCGTGTGAGTCCAGCTCCCCCGTGGGCAGGGCTCTGgagcggagctgggcgggggGTGGACGGGCCGGCGCCGCCTCGGGCCACCggcctcccaccctgcctttgcACAGGGACAAGGGGATGCGGCACATGGTGGGCCCGGATTGGCGCCAGCTCTTTGACGTGGTCATCGTCCAGGCGGACAAGCCCAGTTTTTTCACTGACCGGCGCAAGTACGGCTCTGGGCCTGGCAGGGTGGGGGCCGTGGATGGGGAAGGGGGGGCCCGGCCCAGTGAAGGGGCCGCGGCACCTCAGCTTGGCCTTCGTCCTCCGCCCTGTGTGCTTGGGGTGAGGGTGCCCCTTGCCGGCTCGTGGCCCTGCCTCAGGCCTTAAACCGAGCCCTGTCCCCCGACCCCACACAGGCCTTTCAGGAAACTCGACGAAAAGGGCGCTCTCCAGTGGGACCGCATCACCCGGCTGGAAAAGGGCAAGATCTATCGGCAGGTGAGGGCCGAGGTGGGCAGGCGGGTGTAGGGCCCTGCAAGAGCCCTAGGCAGTGGCAGGGCGGCCTCCTGGGCCCAGGCCAGCCACCCTACATTTGCTTCCACACGCACCGCGTCCCCCTGCTTTTGTCCGTCTTCTCGTACCGTGGGCCTGGATCCTCGGGAGTGGCTGTCGGTCCCTGggtcaggctgcctgggtttgaTTCCAACTCCCTTACCCACTAGCTCTGAGTCCCCCTTTGCTTTGCTTTCCTCATCGGCAGAAGAGGTTTTACCACCCTTGAGCTGAGGTGTAAAGCCCTGGGCATTTGCTAAGTGCCCGCTAAATGGCTTCTTACGGGGGCCGAGCACGCAGCCCGAACTCGCTGGTGGAGGGGCCCCGGCTGGGGGGCTGCCACCTACAGGGTGGCCTGGACAGGCTCTTTCCTGCCAGGCTGGGAGGATGAGGGGGCTGGGGCCGCTTGCCTGGTGTGGCTGGGCACTGGAGGGATTAAGGCATTTGGCCTGGGTGGAATGCGGAAATCCTGGTTGAGCTGGGATTCCGGGGGTGGGGGTTGCAGAGGCCTCAGGGTCGCAGGTGAGGGGGGCCCTC of the Dasypus novemcinctus isolate mDasNov1 unplaced genomic scaffold, mDasNov1.1.hap2 scaffold_157, whole genome shotgun sequence genome contains:
- the NT5DC2 gene encoding 5'-nucleotidase domain-containing protein 2; protein product: MAGAGLRAAARRWLLRGGHGGQRAASSSPSCPGCGPPGPGAQCPGGPRPASAPAPAGGAELGEHLWARYQDMRRLVHDLLPPEVCSLLNPAAIYANNEISLSGVEVYGFDYDYTLAQYADALHPEIFTAARDILIEHYKYPEGIRKYDYNPNFAIRGLHYDIQKSLLMKIDAFHYVQLGTAYRGLQPVPDEEVIDLYGGTQHIPLYQMSGFYGKGPSIKQFMDVFSLPEMALLSCVVDHFLDHSLEFDQAHLYKDVTDAIRDVHVKGLMYQWIERDMEKYILRGDETFAVLNRLVTHGKQLFLITNSPFSFVDKGMRHMVGPDWRQLFDVVIVQADKPSFFTDRRKPFRKLDEKGALQWDRITRLEKGKIYRQGNLFDFLRLTEWRGPRVLYFGDHLYSDLADLMLRHGWRTGAIIPELEREIRIINTEQYMHSLTWQQALTGLLERMQTYQDAESRQVLAAWVKERQELRCVTKALFNPQFGSIFRTFHNPTYFSRRLVRFSDLYMASLSCLLNYRVDFTFYPRRTPLQHEAPLWMDQLCTGCMKTPFLGDMAHIR